In a single window of the Arachis hypogaea cultivar Tifrunner chromosome 6, arahy.Tifrunner.gnm2.J5K5, whole genome shotgun sequence genome:
- the LOC112757871 gene encoding F-box/kelch-repeat protein At3g06240-like, which produces MIRHLHSGIFHLVEYDRIEWHERRNNPLCCSVFEVLDPNSSNSIKLDPKFEIPIPDPKSIQGRRVYVDVLSCNGLFYLSCSMDRDISLVCNPITGEFIRLPKQPPILRPYEQISWGFGFHPKTNQYKVMRIYIFKHDRRMVVEMHTVGTSTWINIEVDYPKNLIHVLNHSAYFNGALHWIGIDVDGNDSIWAFNFDTERFQSFSMPPKDQGTKVRIFEFRGSLCLIYFNDLLVTMWMMKRYGDGKSWAPIFQYTNSSITTSQLPSCIGSLDRKNQEFRIFVTPWCDFKAHGKFQIIHHVPTLIPLKDIIIGDNVEVQNIYSPDNPN; this is translated from the coding sequence ATGATCCGACACTTGCATTCTGGAATCTTTCACCTTGTTGAATATGACCGAATCGAGTGGCATGAAAGGAGAAACAATCCATTATGCTGCAGTGTGTTTGAAGTCCTGGATCCCAACAGTAGTAACAGCATAAAACTTGATCCTAAATTTGAGATTCCTATCCCTGATCCCAAATCAATCCAGGGTAGAAGAGTTTATGTTGATGTGCTTTCTTGTAATGGTCTTTTCTACTTGAGTTGTTCAATGGATAGAGACATTTCACTTGTTTGCAACCCAATAACAGGTGAGTTCATAAGACTTCCAAAACAACCTCCAATCCTGAGGCCCTATGAGCAAATATCTTGGGGTTTTGGTTTTCATCCAAAAACAAACCAATACAAGGTAATGAGAATATATATCTTTAAACATGATCGTCGTATGGTTGTTGAAATGCACACAGTTGGAACTTCCACATGGATAAATATTGAGGTAGATTATCCCAAAAATTTGATACATGTGTTAAATCATTCTGCTTATTTCAATGGAGCACTTCATTGGATTGGTATAGATGTTGATGGAAATGACTCGATATGGGCCTTCAATTTTGACACAGAAAGGTTCCAATCCTTTTCTATGCCGCCGAAGGATCAAGGTACAAAAGTCCGGATATTTGAATTCAGGGGTTCTCTCTGTTTGATATATTTTAATGATCTACTCGTCACAATGTGGATGATGAAAAGATATGGAGATGGAAAATCTTGGGCACCTATTTTTCAATATACTAATTCTTCCATAACCACATCTCAATTACCTAGCTGCATTGGCTCCCTTGATCGTAAAAATCAAGAGTTTAGGATTTTTGTGACTCCTTGGTGTGATTTCAAGGCTCATGGCAAGTTTCAAATAATTCACCATGTTCCTACTCTTATCCCACTGAAAGATATTATTATCGGAGATAATGTGGAGGTGCAGAATATTTACTCACCAGATAATCCAAATTAA